CGGGCGCGGGCCCGGGGGGCGGGAGCCGGGCGCGGATGGCGGGGACCGGGTGTCCGTCGTTTCACGGGATGGTGGGGCAGAGTGCCGCGATGCGGGCGCTGTTCGAGCGCATCGAGCGGGTGGCGCCGCTCGACGTCCCGGTCCTGATCCTCGGCGAGACGGGCACGGGCAAGGAGCTGGTGGCCCGGGCGATCCAGCGCCTGAGCCGGCGGGCGGGCCGGCCGTTCGAGACGATCAACTGCGGAGCGCTGACGCGGGAGCTGCTGCCGAGCGAGCTGTTCGGGCACGAGCGCGGGGCGTTCACGGGAGCGGTGCAGTGGAAGACCGGGCTGCTGGCG
The sequence above is a segment of the Candidatus Binatia bacterium genome. Coding sequences within it:
- a CDS encoding sigma-54 factor interaction domain-containing protein, with product GAGPGGGSRARMAGTGCPSFHGMVGQSAAMRALFERIERVAPLDVPVLILGETGTGKELVARAIQRLSRRAGRPFETINCGALTRELLPSELFGHERGAFTGAVQWKTGLLAAADGGTVFLDEIGELPADAQAMLLRFLQDGEIRPVGSTRTTRVDVRLIAATHRDLEAEIERGAFRDDLYYRLRRVVLEVPPLRLRR